From uncultured Desulfobacter sp.:
ATCACGCTGGCAATATGCCCGCACTTGCACTTGTATTTCAACCGGACCAGGGCCTTATGCCCGATAAATTTGGACACGTCCTTGGTGTAGGACTTTCCGCATGATTCACAGGCGAAGGTAGCCTTCAGATCCGAGGTTACATATATCGTTGGTATCGTCATTCTTTATCAGTTCACCAAATTGTTTGTATAATTTTCCATTCAGGCCCAATAGGACTTGAAAATGAGAGCAGAACTATAAGGCAGGATAGCCGGTTTTTCAAGAACCAATGGGTAATTCACCCAATTAACTGGTTGATTTCAAATATAGGCAAACAAACCGCAAGGATGATAAATCCGATCACTAAACCCATGATAAGAATGATCAAAGGCTCGATAATTGAGGTGGCAGCTGTAATGGCTGTTTGAACATTTCTTTCAAACAGTTCTGCTAATTTTTCCAGCATTTTTTCCATTTCACCGCTTTTTTCCCCCACCTTGATCATCTGGGCCGCAAGGTCCGGAAAGGCTGAACTTTTTTCCAGAATAGAACCAAGGCTGCCGCCTTGTTCCACTGTTTGGGCACACTTTTCGATCAATTCGGCAATCACCCGGTTGCCGGAGATGGTTTTGGTAATGCCGAGGGCGGTTAACAGCGGCACCCCGTTGTCAAGCAAAGACCCTAATGTTCTGGAAAATCGGGATGCAATCAGTTGTCTGGTCAGGTTGCCGGAAACCGGCAGGGATAAAATGATTCGGTCAAGAATACGCCCTCCTCTGTCTGTTTTACGGATGCCGTAAAGGCATAATATGGCAAAAAACGGTGCGGGAATTATCAGCCACCACCATGCTTTTACCATGCCGCTGATACCAAGAAGCATTTGGGTGGGCATGGGCAGCTCATGGTTCATATCCGTAAATATTTTTGTAATATTGGGGACAATAAAGGTTAAAAGAAAGACGAGTACAAGAAAACCAATGACAGCCATGAATACGGGGTACGCAAGGGACGCCTGAACTTTTTTTTTTGTATCCTCTCTTTTTTCGCTGAAATCGGCCAGCCGTTCCAGCACAACCTCTAAGGTGCCGGAGGCTTCCCCAGCCTTGACCATGTTGATGTATACCGCAGAAAATACCTGGGGGTGGGCACCTAAAGCGTCGGCAAAGCTGTTGCCCTCTTCAATGGCGTCCTTGACCCTGGACAGAACCCGCTTAAACGTTTTGCTTTTGGTCTGGGGTACCAGGGTAGCAACGGCTTTGAGTAAGGGGAATCCTGCTGCCAAAAGCGTAGCCAGCTGGCGTGTGATCATGGTGACTTCCGAAGATTTTACAGAAGAGAAAAGAGGCGGCAGGTTAAAGGTTTTTCTCCTGGGTGCCCCTTTTTCTATTTTAATTCGGCCTGCCCCTGATTCAATTCGAAGGATTGAGGTGGGGAAAATGCCTTTTTGTTTTAAATTATCCTGGGCTGCGTCGGGGTTTTCAGCATCTATAATGCCTGATTTTTTTCTGCCGGAAGCAGTTAGCCCGTTATATTCGAAAACAGCCATATGAAATGGTATCCTTTATATTCTGTAACAGCCTGTTGATCATTCACGGCGTCCACTCTTTCGTCTATCCGACCTCCGTCTTTCCGGTACCCCGCCCAAGCGCTGATCGTACATGGAGCCCACCCCATATTCATCCCGGCGCATGAATTTATCCACAGCTGGCCCTATGAGTTGCATTTCCGGGTTCTCTTTCTGGACCTGCTGGGCAATGCGCATTTCCTTGGTGCAGCCGGTGGAATAGGTGGCGTCTTTTCCGATCCATTCCGGTGGTACTTTCTGTTCCATGATTTTAAAGCTTTGGGCAATATCCTCGGAGGTCTGGAAGCGCCATATATCTATGTATCCGCTTCGTTGAACAATTTCCCACATATACATCAGATCATCGGCATCCATTCCCGGCTCATAATATGAAGAAGGATTAATGATAAAAAGATTGTCGGACTGGTTTTTTAAATGTTCAACAAAACGGTTCATTATTTTTTTTGCCACATCAATTTTGCCGGGTATGGAACCGATGATACCCGAATAGAACATTACAGTCATTTTTTTATTTTTGGCCTGCTTCATTTCAGAAATAATTTTATTGGCTTTTCCTTCAAGATCCGTGTGGCTGAAAATGATAAAATCAGGATGCCTGGGCTTAAAGACAATGTCCAGTCTTTTGTTTTTTTCGCAGATATTGATTACATCCCTGGTAAACCTGAAATGGGTTTGGATCATCCGGTTTCTTTGTTTCGGTCCCCTTGTCACCACGCAGTCCACCTCCTTGAAGACCCGTGAAAAGGTGGTGGAGACCAACAGAAGATTCAGCGCTTCCTGGGTACCGTCGGATATCACATACAGATGTTCATCCCGTTTCAGGCGTTGGAGCAGCTTGTTTTTACTGATAGCTTTATCGTGGATGAAATGGGCCTGTTCCAGGGCCTTGACAAGAACCGGGTCTGTTCGGGTGTCGTTCAGGCATATTTTTTTAAAAAATGGGTTTTCTTTGACCGCAAGGATTACAATATGGCCAATATTTGCAAGAAACTGAGCAATGGCAATGTCTGCCACCACATCCCCGGATTCGCCGGCAAGCCACAAAATTTTTGATTTTGGTGCATTGACCAATTCAAGAAGCCGTTCCATGCCGTTGCCTGTAATTTTGACGTTTAACAGGGTTTTTATGGCCGAAGTCGAGGGAACCTTGAAGTTGTCATCCTGCCATAGGGCGGAGGCCGTTAAAAGGGAGAGCCGTCGTGTGAACTCTATCTCATTGATTTTTGCCTTAACCTGTTCGAGGGTTAATCCCTTCATGTTGTCAATGGCGCCGTCAACTTCGTTTAACGCTTTTTTAAAGGATTCCGAGCCCATGAATCTGTATGCCCTGTCATTTTCCCTTTTTTTTTGGTTTTTATAAGGGTCTTCTATATGGGTGCGGGTTAAGAAAATTTTATACAGGCGTTTTTCAAGCCGGGAGGGTATGAGCAGCCTGCTTTGGATTTCGTTATCATATTTTATTTGTATCAGTCTGGATAAGAACGCACGGTCATATTCCGAATCAATGAATTCTTTGATAATGGCAAAAATTTTGTCGAGCACGTCGCGGTAACGGTTACTCAGAAACCTTGGTCTTTTCCGGGACATAATTGCATTAAACATGGTTTCGGAACAGGGATAGAACCGTTCGTTATTTTCCGGATACACCATGAATTCAACCTGTTCCCGGGATCCGACTTCTATGGGATAGGCAAATGGATCAATATGGTTTTCAAGGAAAAACGCCGTAAACCATGCGTCCTGGTCCGGATCTGTATTGACGGGTTTAGGTTCAATTTCATAGGATTCCATTTCTTCTCCTTAAATAATAACGAATCCAGCGCTCACAAAGGTCTTTCAGAATTGCTTGGGGCTCTGTGGCGGCGAAAGGGATACTATCATGACCGGCTCTGTTTTTCAAACCAAGGATCAAGGAGCAGCCTGGTCTGTAACGCATGAAAATGGTTTTATGAAATGGTTTCTGATATGATGTTTTAGTACGGAATAGTCAATTAAAAAAAATTGGAATTATTATTTATGATTAAAAAAAAGGTATCTTCAGGAATCCCCGGATTGGACCGGCTACTTAACGGACTGTTTATCGGTGACAACGTGGTCTGGTATGATGACGCCGGCAGCCTGGCCTATCCCTTTTGCATGAAATTTATTGAGGCGTCCCACCAGCAGAGCAAACCCATTGTGTATGTTTCCTTTGACAGGTCGCCAAAAAATCTTATTCAGACCCTGGGGCCCCTGGCGGATAACCCCCAGCTGACTATTCTGGACTGCTTTACCAACGGCAAGGGTGACAAGGCCGAAGTGTTCAATAAATTTTACGAGAAAGACGGCGCCCAGTGGCCTTATCAGGTTATCCGGGTGACTGATCCCTGGAAGCCGGATACGGTGCTTGACGCCATTGACGCCCTGCACCGCAATCTTTCCGGGGATGTGCGATTTGTTATGGAAAGTCTCACTGGTATGCAGGATCTGTGGGAAGGAGAAGATCAAATCCTGAAATTTTATTCCCATTCCTGTCCCAGGCTTTATGAAATGGATACCATTGCCTATTGGATCATTGAAAAAAACGCCCATTCGAGCCGGATCAGGGCTCATATCAATCAGATCGCCCAGGTGGCGGTGGATTTGACCATGACCCAGGGCCGATCATGCATTAAGCTTCTTAAAGCAGACAAACGCTACCCTGCAGATTTGGGTATCCCGGTTCCATATTCTTGTGAAAACGGGGAAATCCAACTCCGGAAAGCCGAAACAAAAAAAGCTGTTATCCTGGATCTGGGCCAGGCAGTTAAGGCGTTCCGCAGCCACCAGGGAATGTCCCAGAGAGAGTTGGCCCGCCTGGCCGGGGTTACCCCCTCCACCATTTCACAGATTGAGAGCAATCATGTGTTTCCGTCTTTACCGGCGCTTTACCGCATTGCCGAAAATCTGTCCGTGGATGTGGCCTCGTTTTTCAAGCCCCGGATTCCCGGTCCCAGGGATATCTTTTCCAGTGATGAATCCGTGCGCATCATTCGATCGGATCTGGATAAAAACAGTATTGAAATCGCCCAGTTGACCCCACCGGACCTGGATTTGCCCATGGATGCCTTTTTGATCACCTTTCTTCCGGGAAAACGGCTCAATGCACATTTCATGGTTCACAAAGGTCCTGAACTGGGACACCTGGTGTCCGGTCGCCTTGAGCTGGTTTTGGATAACAGGGCGCAGGACATGTCAGCGGGGGACACCATTTTCCTGGGTAAAGATTTCCCAAGTCAGTGGGTCAATCCCCTGACAGAGCCTGCCACCCTGTTTTGGGTCAATATGACAGCCCAATGATTTAAGAACTTTATGAGTTCAGGATTTTTCTGGCACTTTCATCGTTAACGTCTGCGACATGCGGGATTCCTGTCTCTTTGGCAGTTTCCCGGTTTCCGGAAAAAATTTCCTGCCGGGTGATTTTGTTCAGTGAAAATTTTCTGGCCCCTGCCATGAGCTGCTGCAGGCCGCATCCCAGCTTATCCGCCAGGGTGTAGAAGGCAATGGCACCATAGGGAATATTTTTCATTTCATCCTTGCCGAGTTTATCTTCCAGATCGTGGTAGCATGCAAAAATTTCATCTGCAGTTTTGCCTACTTCCAGAACATTTTTTGGCAGTTCATTCCAGTTTCCATTGACCTCGGCCCGGCGTTCCGGGTAGATAGCCCCTTCAATATTGGCTCCTAAAAAGCCCGGTATCATGATTGCCCGGCCCATGCACACCAGCTTGGTGTAGGGTGCGCCTACAGCCAGGGCTTTAAATATATGATCTTCCAATGCAAAACCGCCGGCAAAGGACATGTCCACCACGCTTTTCCCCTTGGCAGACAAAAGACTTGCGTATTCATGGGCTTTTGCATGGAGGATGATGGAAGGAACTCCCCAACTCTGCATCATGTTCCAGGGGCTCATGCCGGTGCCACCGCCGGAGCCGTCAATGGTGAGCAGATCCAGTTCCGCATCCGTGGCAAATTTAATGGCCATGGCCAATTCTTCCATACCGTAGGAACCTGTTTTCAGAGTGATCCGTTCGAACCCGATGTTGCGCAGGTACGCCACACTATTCATGAAATCCTCCTGAACCTGGTCCACAGAGGAAAGGTTGGTACCTCCCAGCCGACTGTGGCGGGCAAAGGACTTGATGGCGCCCTGCTCAAATCCTTGACGGACATCCTCTTTTGTGGGATCCGGGTCCACTACGTAACCGCGATTTTTCAGAAAAGTTGCGTATTCCAGGGAGCGCACTTGGATTTCCCCGCCGATATTTTTAGCTCCCTGTCCCCATTTCAACTCAATGATGCATTTGTCGCCATACTTGTCCACAACGTATTCGGCCACGCCGTTTCTGGTATCTTCCACATTGAGCTGAACAATGATGGCGCCGTACCCGTCATAGTACCGCAGGTAGGTATCAATACGGCGGTCCAGCTCCGGAGCATTTTTTATTTTTCCCTGCTTGGTTTCGATGTCTGAAATTTCAGAGTTGCGGTCAACACCCACAACGTTCTCCCCGATGACCACGGGGATCCCTACAAGTGCACCGCCAATGGCAAAGGAATCCCAATATTTTTCTGCGATGAATGTGGAACCTAATGCGCCGGTCATTAAAGGCATTTTTATCTTGGTCTTTTGTTTTTTGCCAAATTCGGTTTCCAGGGAAACATTGGGGAAAACACAGTCATCGGGGTCGTTAGTGAGTCCGTCTGCCAAGCCGCTGGACCCATATGCATACCCCTGAACCCTCAAGCTGTTGTAAGAAACCCCTACATGGCTGGTGTTGTTAGCCCCGGCGGTTACCAGGCCAAAGCTCCGGGGATACAGCAGTTTCCGGCCTGTCATGCTGGATAACCAGGTTTCGCATTTTCCGACGCAGTCAGCCCTGCACAGGGTACACAGGCTTGATTCACAGACATCTCCTCTGTTTTTGGTTCCAAGTGCATCATTGCTTTTTGAAAATCTCATATCCATAATCTGCAACTCCTTTCCAAGTTATCGTTCTCTATTTTTTATGAACCACCTGTAAAAGATTCAGGCGGGAAAAACATTAGCAGCTTCTTTAAAAGTAAAAGAAACTAAACAATAAACTAAAATTATCGGTTAAAATAAATATAGGAGACTTATTAATTAATAATTTCATTGTCAATATAATAATTTTAATAAAGTTAATTCTAAATTAATTATGCGGCAGGTATGAGATTGTTATTTTATTAGTTTAGGAATTTCCATTTTCTAAGAGCCATCAGCTATCAACCCGCCCCAAGGCGATTGTTAAAGCCCATAATCAAAATAAACCCTCCCATATGGTTTGCCTTTTCATCCGTCTTCTTCGTTGTGACAATGAGCATCAGGAACAATATGATTACATTGTCACGCCTTGAATACGAATGAAAATTCTAAACCATATTTTGGAAGGTTTTATTCCGATCATCGGCCTAACGTTAAGCTTATGACTGTTATATAAAGTGCTTTGATCCGGTTTTTTTGAAGCCCATTACACATGAGTTGCGTTAAAAAATAGAGGCGTGGGATTTGTTGAAGAAATGAAGGTACCCACACTTGTTTCTAATGTGTGTGGGGGGGTATAAAAAAAGAAAACAGCTAAAAGTTTAGTGATGCCAGCTTTTTACCGGACAGCGCCATCAGACTTACACTGTTGCTGTCAATGACAGCGAAGGTGGGTATATCGTTTCTGGGAACTGCAATGGAGCCTGGATTCAGGTGGATCCGATTTTGATGTTTTTCTAACTGGGGCAGGTGGGTGTGCCCCTGGATAACGATATCCGTTCTTTGGGGAATTATCAGGGGATCCTTATGCCCGTGATGCATGAAGATGGTTTTATCAAAGGCCTTAAAATTCAGTTCATGGGAAAATCCTTTACAGAATCCTTCCACGTCACAATTGCCGTAAATATAAAAAAGTTTAAAATCCAGGTCGGTAATCATTGACCGGATCTGGTCCGGGGCAAAATCAGGCTCATTGTAGTTGCCATACCTTGTATCAAACAAATCCCCTGCAATGGCAACGGCGTCGCCTGGACCGGCTAACGCTTTTACAGTCAACCACGCCGGGAAAAATCCGTGAATATCCGCAAATACTAAAATCCGTTCCATGATATCAGACCATGCCTTCAATTTTTTCCATGGCTGCAACACGTTGGGCCAGTGGCGGATGGGAGTAATTTAAAAATACATAAAAGGGGTGCGGGGTAAGGTTGGAAAGATTATCGGCACTCAGTTTTTTTAAAGCCGTTATCAAGGCCCCGGCCTCTTTTGTTGTCAAAGCGGCAAATCGATCTGCTTCGTACTCATCTTTTCTTGAGAAGAACTGCATGATAATGGAGATGATTAGGTCAACCGGGGAAAAAAGAATACTGAAAAAAACAAGACCGGCATATATGGATGGCGTATCCACATAAAATGCCGTAAAAAGGCTTTGCTGGGTGATGAATAAAGACAGAAGATAAAAAACACCCCCCATCTGAAGAATGCCGAAAATCAGGCGGCGCTGGATATGCTTTTTTTTGAAATGTCCCATTTCATGGGCAAGTACGGCTAAAAGTTCGTCCGGTGTATGGGCGTTGATCAGGGTGTCAAACAGCACAATGCGTTTGTTTTTTCCAAAACCTGTGAAAAACGCATTGGACTTGGTACTGCGCTTGGAGCCGTCCATGACAAAAATCTGAGTCAAGGGAAAATCAATGGTTTTTGCATAGGCAAAAAGTTTATTTTTTAATTCACTGTCTTCAAGGGGTGTGAACTTATTGAACAAAGGCATGATCCATGTGGGAACAATGTATTGAACTGCCAGCATAAAAGCTGTGGTCACACCCCAGCAAATCATCCAGGCCCAGGGACCCGTGCTTTCCAGAAACCAGAATATGCCAGACAGCAAAGGGATGCCTAATGCCAAGGATAAAATTATGGATTTTAGCAGATCCAGTACAAAAAGTTTTGGTGTGGTTTTATTAAAACCGAATTTTTCTTCTACGACAAAGGTGGAATAGATGGAAAAGGGCAGGGATATAATGAATTTGCATCCTGCCAGGAGACCTATGAATAAAAGTCCGCAGCCAATGGAAGACCATCCGGTTCCCCTGACAAAACTATCAAGGGCGCCGAATCCGCCCAGAAACCAGAACGTTAAAAGGATACCAAGATCAATGGTCGACGTGATCGTCCCCAATCGGGTGGTGGCCTTAAGATAATGCTGGGACTGTTCATACCGTTTCTGGTCATAGACATCTGAAAATTTTTCGGGCAGATGCGTTGTGAGGCTGCCGATGTTCAGACGATCAGCCACATAATTCATTGTAAAATCAACAATGATCGTAACAAGAATAATGTTGGTGATCGTCTGCTCAGATAAAAACATCGTTCTATTGTGTATCGGAATTGATCAAATCCCGAAGTTTTCCGGAACATTTAAAGGTGACAACCCGCCTGGCCGGAAGCGTCATCTCTTCATCCGTTGCAGGGTTGCGTCCCTTTCTTGCTTTTTTTTCATTTACACAAAATTTGCCGAAACCTGAAATCATAATATCTTCACCATTTGAAATGGTCTCCTTTATAATTTCAAGAAAGTCTTCCATGATGTCATAGGCAACGGTTCTTGACAGGTCCAGTTCATTTTGTATTTTTTCTGCTATAATAGTTTTGGTCAGCGCCATAATAACTATTTACTCCTGTCCTGCGGCACACAAAGCTCGCTTCTTGAAAGATTAATAAAAACAGGTTCGTAAGATACTTTAAATCCTTCAGGATTGTCAAGATAAGGTTGATCTGTTATTGTGTTTTATTGCAAAATTAACATAACTATTTATTTATGGAGCGAAAATGAAACAGGTGTTATCCATCACACCCATAGACGGACGTTATGCCCGTCTTACCGGTGTTCTTTCAAATATTTTCAGTGAATCCGGACTAATTCACCATAGGATTCATGTTGAACTTAAGTGGCTGAAATTTCTGATAACGGATTTAAAGGTCCATGAGATGGTACAGGTTGATCAGTCCTTGGATTTATCAGGGTTGGATGCGTTGATAGATGCTTTGATAGATGATTTTAGTGAGGATTCTGCGCTTAGGGTCAAGGAGATAGAATCCAGGACCAACCATGATGTAAAGGCCGTGGAATATTTTATTAAAGAAAAATTGGATGCTGCAGGGCTGGCTCCAATACGGGAATGGGTGCATTTTGCATGCACTTCCGAAGATATTAATAATACGGCATACGGACTTATGCTTAAAAAAGGCAAGGACCTGGTGGTTGAGCTGCTTAAAACCTTTGTGGCGGAAATTGAAAAAAAAGCCCTGGTTTATAAAAGTATTCCAATGATGTCCCGCACCCATGGGCAAGCTGCTACCCCCACGACCCCGGGAAAAGAGTTTATCAATTTTGCCTGGCGCTTGAACCAGGAAATTCAGGTTCTGGAAAGCACTAAAATACAGTCAAAAATAAATGGGGCTACGGGTAATTACAACGCCCATGTGTTTGCGTTTCCCGAAATTGACTGGATAGCCGCATCTGAAAGGTTCATTCAGGATTCCCTGGGCCTTGAACCCATTTTATTTACCACCCAGATAAATCCAAATACGGCTCTGTCCAAGGTGCTTCATGCCATGGTACGGGCGGCGGCAGTGATGATTGATTTTGACCGTGACATGTGGGGATATATCAGTTTAGGATACTTCAAACTGCGGGTTAAGGAAGGAGAAACCGGATCATCCACAATGCCCCATAAGGTCAATCCCATTGATTTTGAGAATAGTGAAGGCAATATGGGTCTTGCGATTTCAATGATGGAACACCTGGCGGTTAAACTACAGAAATCCCGGTTCCAGAGGGACTTGAGCGACAGCACCGTGCTACGTAGTCTTGGTACAGTGTTCGGGTATTTTACCATTGGGATGAAAAATGCCATGAAGGGTCTGTCAAAAGTGGATTTAAACCAGGAGGTGCTTGAAAGGGATCTTGATGATAACCCCGAACTTCTGGCCGAACCGTTTCAAACCGTTATGCGGGTATATGGCGAGGATAATCCATATGAACGGCTCAAAGACCTGACCCGTGGCCGAAAAATTCAGAAAGAGGATTTAGCCCGGTTTGTGGACGGACTTGAAAAGGTGCCGCCTGAGGTTAAAGAACGCATGAGGGCGCTTTCACCCCAGACATACTTGGGACTGGCCGAATCCCTTGTGGACAGGTATTTCAAGAAAAAATCATAACCTAAAACTCGATTATTGAGTAAAATTAATGATAAGTGACAAACAAGGGCAGATACTGCTTAAAATAGCTCGCGCCAGTATTGCCGAAGAACTTGGTCTTCCTGTGGATTCAACAAAACTTGAATTGAATCATCCCTTTTTGGACGTTAAACAGGGTCTGTTTGTGACCCTGCATAAAAACGGTGTCTTAAGGGGATGTATCGGTGTAATAGAACCGGTTGAATCCCTGAAGACAGGGGTTGGGAAAACCGCAAAGCTTGCTGCTTTTAACGATTCCCGTTTTCCACCCCTTACCGATGATGAATTTGATCTGGTGGATCTGGAAATCAGTCTTTTGTCATTGCCTGAAAAATTTGAATACCATACGGCAAAAGAGTTGATCCAAAGGCTTGTGCCGTTCAAGGATGGCGTTATTATTAAAAAAGGAAGCAGACAGGCGATCTTTCTTCCCCAGGTATGGGAGCAATTGCCTGACGCTGCTTCATTTTTATCCCATTTGTGCATCAAAGCCGGGCTTGATGCCGATGAGTGGATGAAAGGCAGCCTAATCGTCCATACTTACAGGGTGCATTCGTTTTGTGAAACTCGATGATTAAGTTTTTGTTAATTTGCCCAACTTCGGCGTTGGAAATAATTTTTAATCCTCAAAATATATTGTATATTCCTCCGGTTAAAAATTGTTTCCGCCTTGAATTTGAACAAATTCCCTAAAAACTTGATGATCGAGTGTAAAATAATGGCACAGGGTACAAAAAATTTATGCGCATAGATCAGGAACTACTGGAAGTCATTTTATCCATCGAAAATAAAGATGAACTGGACCTTTTTTTTGAAGAAATTTTTACACCGGCGGAACTTTCGGATCTTTCTTTACGCTGGAAGCTTTTAAAAGATCTGCATGCAGGTATGACCCAGCGGAAAATCGCTGAAAAATACGGCATCAGCCTGTGTAAAATTACAAGGGGTTCAAAGGTGCTGAAAAAAAATGGTTCTGTTGCACTTAAAGTACTGGATTCAATGAATTGACATTCAACATGCTGTTACAAAATGTCAAATTTCTCAGTTTTTACCAACGCTGAAGTTGGGAAAATTAACATAAACTTGATCATTGAGTGACAAGTTCCAGGGCCAGTTCGGACCACAGTTCCAGATCCAGTTGGGAAAGCTTTTGTGTTGCATGCCAGGTAAAGCTGTGCAATTCATTTCCAGGTAAATAGCTTTTTGGGTCCTGTGTTCTGATCAGAAATACCGCCCCCATGTGAACGCTGCCCACCGGCGTGATATCTTCACTGATAATACCTATGAATTCAATGGGATCGCTTAAAACTCGCTGGGTTAGTTCCTCATTCAATTCCCTTTGCATGCCGGTTTTTAAAATGTTTTCAAAACTGTCCGCTCCCATGGCAGTGTCTTCCGGGTTGATATGGCCGCCGATCCCGATGGACCACAGGTCATGAAGCCGTTTTTCGTTGCCCTGCCTGTTGTAGGCAGCAGTCATGCCGGCATCGTATGTCTGCAAAAGAATATAAGGGATGATCTGTTTTTTTTGTCTGTCTTCTTCGGCAATCTCTCGGCGGACAAAGGAAAATTCAGCTTTGGTGCATGTGGCGGCAAATGTGGCAAAATTCATTGGAAGGACTGTTCTCTGGGTGATCCAGGATGCGGGAAGGTTTTTGCGGTCAATGCATAAGACCTGTTCTTGTTTTTTGCTCATAATTATTTTCCAGGTTTGTATTAATAATGGAGCAGTT
This genomic window contains:
- the purB gene encoding adenylosuccinate lyase, coding for MKQVLSITPIDGRYARLTGVLSNIFSESGLIHHRIHVELKWLKFLITDLKVHEMVQVDQSLDLSGLDALIDALIDDFSEDSALRVKEIESRTNHDVKAVEYFIKEKLDAAGLAPIREWVHFACTSEDINNTAYGLMLKKGKDLVVELLKTFVAEIEKKALVYKSIPMMSRTHGQAATPTTPGKEFINFAWRLNQEIQVLESTKIQSKINGATGNYNAHVFAFPEIDWIAASERFIQDSLGLEPILFTTQINPNTALSKVLHAMVRAAAVMIDFDRDMWGYISLGYFKLRVKEGETGSSTMPHKVNPIDFENSEGNMGLAISMMEHLAVKLQKSRFQRDLSDSTVLRSLGTVFGYFTIGMKNAMKGLSKVDLNQEVLERDLDDNPELLAEPFQTVMRVYGEDNPYERLKDLTRGRKIQKEDLARFVDGLEKVPPEVKERMRALSPQTYLGLAESLVDRYFKKKS
- the amrA gene encoding AmmeMemoRadiSam system protein A, whose amino-acid sequence is MISDKQGQILLKIARASIAEELGLPVDSTKLELNHPFLDVKQGLFVTLHKNGVLRGCIGVIEPVESLKTGVGKTAKLAAFNDSRFPPLTDDEFDLVDLEISLLSLPEKFEYHTAKELIQRLVPFKDGVIIKKGSRQAIFLPQVWEQLPDAASFLSHLCIKAGLDADEWMKGSLIVHTYRVHSFCETR
- a CDS encoding Trp family transcriptional regulator, which gives rise to MRIDQELLEVILSIENKDELDLFFEEIFTPAELSDLSLRWKLLKDLHAGMTQRKIAEKYGISLCKITRGSKVLKKNGSVALKVLDSMN
- a CDS encoding phosphoesterase, producing MSKKQEQVLCIDRKNLPASWITQRTVLPMNFATFAATCTKAEFSFVRREIAEEDRQKKQIIPYILLQTYDAGMTAAYNRQGNEKRLHDLWSIGIGGHINPEDTAMGADSFENILKTGMQRELNEELTQRVLSDPIEFIGIISEDITPVGSVHMGAVFLIRTQDPKSYLPGNELHSFTWHATQKLSQLDLELWSELALELVTQ